The Amycolatopsis methanolica 239 nucleotide sequence GGCCGATCTCGTTGAGCTGCAGCGTCTCCGGGTAGTCCACTGTGGACAGCTTCTGCTCGTCGAAGCGGGAGACCAGCTCGTCGACGAACGCCTGCACCGTGCGCGCGCCGTGCTTGACCAGCACGCGGGCGCCCGGCCGCAGCGGCTTCTCCGACAGCCAGGCCAGCGTGGCGTCCAGCTCGTCGGTCGCCACCGGGGCCGAACCCGCCGCGGCGATCACGTCACCGCGTGCGATGTCCAGGTCGTCGGCCAGCACCAGCGTCACCGACCGGCCCGCGGCGGCCTCGGGCAGCTCGCCGTCCGGCGTGTCGATCCGCTCGACCGTCGTGCGCAGGCCGGCGGGCAGCACCACGACCTCGTCGCCGGGACGCACCGTGCCCGCGGCGACCTGGCCGGCGTAGCCGCGGTAGTCCGGGTACTCGGGCGTGCGCGGCCGGATCACGTACTGCACCGGGAAGCGGAACGGCGCGTCGTGCGGGTCCGGCGCCACCGGCACGGTCTCCAGGTGCTCCAGCAGCGTCGGGCCGGCGTACCACGGGGTGTGCGCTGAGCGTTCCACCACGTTGTCGCCCACCAGTGCGGACACCGGGATCGCCAGCACCGATCCTTCGGCGTAGCCCAGCGACGTGGCGTGGTCGGTGAACTCCTTCGCGATGACGCGGAAGGTCTCCTCGTCGTAGTCGACCAGGTCGACCTTGTTCACCGCGAGCACCAGGCGCGGCACGCCGAGCAGCGCGAGCACCGCGGCGTGGCGGCGCGTCTGCTCGATGACGCCCTTGCGCGCGTCGACCAGCAGCACGGCCAGCTGCGCCGTGGAGGCGCCGGTGACGGTGTTGCGGGTGTACTGCACGTGGCCGGGGGTGTCGGCGAGCACGAACGAGCGCTTCGGTGTCGCGAAGTAGCGGTAGGCGACGTCGATCGTGATGCCCTGCTCACGCTCCGAGCGCAGCCCGTCGACGAGCAGCGACAGGTCCGGAGTGGACAGACCGCGGTCGACGCTGGCGCGGGTGACCGCGTCCAGCTGGTCGGCCAGGACCGACTTGGTGTCGTAGAGCAGTCGGCCGACGAGCGTCGACTTGCCGTCGTCGACGCTCCCGGCTGTGGCGAGCCGCAGCAACGAGCTCATCAGAAGTACCCCTCCCGCTTGCGGTCCTCCATGGCGGCCTCCGACAGGCGGTCGTCGGCCCGGGTGGCGCCGCGCTCGGTGAGCCGGCTCGCCATCACCTCGGCGATCACTTCCTCGACCGTCGACGCTGTGGATTCCACGGCGCCGGTGCAGGAGCCGTCACCGACCGTGCGGTACCGCACCGTCAGCTCCTTCACCTCTTCGCCGTCACGCGGAC carries:
- a CDS encoding sulfate adenylyltransferase subunit 1; this translates as MSSLLRLATAGSVDDGKSTLVGRLLYDTKSVLADQLDAVTRASVDRGLSTPDLSLLVDGLRSEREQGITIDVAYRYFATPKRSFVLADTPGHVQYTRNTVTGASTAQLAVLLVDARKGVIEQTRRHAAVLALLGVPRLVLAVNKVDLVDYDEETFRVIAKEFTDHATSLGYAEGSVLAIPVSALVGDNVVERSAHTPWYAGPTLLEHLETVPVAPDPHDAPFRFPVQYVIRPRTPEYPDYRGYAGQVAAGTVRPGDEVVVLPAGLRTTVERIDTPDGELPEAAAGRSVTLVLADDLDIARGDVIAAAGSAPVATDELDATLAWLSEKPLRPGARVLVKHGARTVQAFVDELVSRFDEQKLSTVDYPETLQLNEIGRAKVRVAEPLPVDEYEVSRRTGAFLVIDPADGTTLAAGMVGAPLPVLRSDRDVVSPGP